A genomic stretch from Erwinia sp. E_sp_B01_1 includes:
- a CDS encoding gluconate 2-dehydrogenase subunit 3 family protein: protein MSKENTGSSRRDFLLRTITLAPAVAIGSTGLGALTAVAPAAAKETAPAGPQKARDYQPTWFTPEEYAFVQAAVARLIPADERGPGALEAGVPEYIDRQMNTPYAIGSNWYMQGPFHPDADKELGYQYPLVPRQIYRLGLEDADAAAKSRHGKVFAQLSGEQQDALLQAFEAGSVEFKQVPAKVFFSFLLQNTREGFFSDPIHGGNQGMVGWTLINFPGARADFMDWVERGERYPFPPVSIRGERA, encoded by the coding sequence ATGTCGAAAGAAAATACAGGAAGCTCCCGCCGGGACTTTCTGCTGAGAACCATCACCCTGGCCCCGGCCGTGGCGATTGGCAGCACCGGGCTGGGTGCCCTGACGGCAGTAGCCCCCGCAGCCGCCAAAGAGACGGCACCTGCCGGTCCGCAAAAAGCCCGCGATTACCAGCCGACCTGGTTTACTCCGGAAGAATACGCCTTTGTGCAGGCCGCCGTGGCCCGCCTGATCCCCGCTGATGAGCGCGGTCCTGGTGCTCTGGAAGCGGGCGTACCGGAATATATCGATCGCCAGATGAATACCCCGTACGCCATTGGCTCCAACTGGTATATGCAGGGGCCTTTCCATCCTGATGCGGATAAAGAGCTGGGCTATCAGTATCCGCTGGTGCCGCGTCAGATCTACCGTCTGGGGCTGGAAGATGCCGATGCTGCGGCGAAATCCCGGCATGGCAAAGTCTTCGCGCAGCTCAGCGGCGAGCAGCAGGATGCTTTGCTGCAGGCTTTTGAAGCGGGCAGCGTGGAGTTCAAACAGGTGCCGGCAAAAGTCTTCTTCTCTTTCCTGTTGCAGAACACCCGTGAAGGGTTCTTCAGCGATCCGATCCACGGTGGCAATCAGGGCATGGTCGGCTGGACGCTGATTAACTTCCCTGGCGCCCGAGCGGACTTTATGGACTGGGTTGAACGTGGCGAGCGTTATCCGTTCCCACCGGTGTCTATTCGTGGGGAAAGAGCATAA
- a CDS encoding bifunctional diguanylate cyclase/phosphodiesterase, producing the protein MTENNDVMYRLLVQSVVDYAIYMLKPDGTIANWNAGAQRAKGYLPEEIVGKNFALFYSEEDRAKGVPQHGLATAAQTGRYEVEGWRYRKDGSAFWAHVVIDAVRADDGSLIGFAKITRDCTGQKAIQAEQRAQEQKFRLLVEGVTDYAIYMLDTEGHVVNWNAGARRSKGYTADEIVGKHFSVFYSTEDRLAKLPEANLKTAYRTGRFEEQGWRYRKDGTSFLAHVVIDTVHDDDGKLIGYAKITRDCTEQQRLLDEQREREQVFRLLVEGVTDYAIYMLNPQGLVVNWNAGARRAKGYTADEIVGQHFSCFYSAQDRLAGLPDINLNLAKTTGRLDDQGWRYRKDGSAFWAHVVIDAIYNDKRQLLGYAKITRDCTEVREYEQQILRAKDLAEQNSTKMASLSKFLDTIIANIPSSVIVEDVVTREILLMNNRADQLFGLKQNQSNGKKLADCLTPEMGEYFSQLSTAAQRNEGLHKNEQLLNTRGGERIISASASIIRGNDARTNYVLLIADDVTDQRAADARIHHMAHHDNLTSLPNRVLFSQRLNEALRQDREAGKLTAMLGLDLDNFKNVNDALGHQVGDDLLRAVASRLRSVLRDKDTLARNGGDEFTIVLPSLAQQEEAEAIARRLIEVTSQSFNIDGHNLSVGLSIGIAIGGRDLATPEHLLRCADMALYEAKRNGRNRFEHFSAEMGEAASLRRLIENDLREAITLKHLKLYYQPITDNFGRDIIGYEALMRWHHPVKGLIMPLEFIPIAEETGLIHSLGAYALYEACREAAAWPANQSVAVNLSPLQFKNSSLVSVVEAALKESGLAPHRLEVEITESVLLDNTLVNIRTLQKLKALGVRIALDDFGTGYSSLSYLRSFPFDKIKIDKSFINDMKDSREALAIIRAITGMSRSLDIQITAEGVESNEQFEQLKSEGCTLFQGYFFGRPQPSETRLKMFHPPERFAEKTESSSEISTVGPESFPTGNILTQP; encoded by the coding sequence ATGACAGAAAATAACGATGTAATGTACCGCCTGCTGGTGCAGAGCGTAGTCGATTACGCGATTTACATGCTTAAACCGGATGGCACCATAGCCAACTGGAATGCCGGGGCTCAACGGGCTAAAGGCTATCTGCCCGAGGAAATTGTGGGCAAAAATTTTGCCCTATTTTACAGCGAGGAAGATCGCGCGAAGGGCGTGCCGCAGCATGGACTGGCTACCGCAGCCCAAACCGGTCGCTATGAAGTGGAAGGCTGGCGTTACCGTAAAGATGGCAGCGCATTCTGGGCACACGTGGTGATTGATGCCGTGCGGGCAGACGATGGCTCGCTGATCGGGTTTGCCAAAATTACCCGTGACTGCACCGGGCAAAAAGCCATCCAGGCAGAACAGCGTGCACAGGAGCAAAAATTCCGTCTGCTGGTTGAAGGTGTGACGGACTACGCCATCTATATGCTGGACACTGAAGGCCATGTGGTGAACTGGAATGCCGGGGCCAGACGTTCGAAAGGATATACCGCTGACGAAATCGTCGGCAAACATTTTTCGGTGTTCTACAGCACTGAGGATCGGCTGGCAAAACTGCCGGAAGCCAATCTGAAAACCGCCTATCGTACCGGCCGCTTTGAAGAGCAGGGCTGGCGTTACCGCAAAGACGGTACCTCATTCCTGGCCCATGTCGTTATTGATACCGTTCATGATGATGATGGCAAACTGATTGGCTACGCCAAAATCACCCGCGACTGCACCGAGCAACAGCGTCTGTTAGACGAGCAGCGTGAAAGAGAGCAGGTTTTCCGCCTGCTGGTGGAGGGCGTGACTGATTACGCCATTTATATGCTGAATCCGCAGGGGTTGGTGGTGAACTGGAATGCCGGTGCGCGTCGGGCCAAAGGTTACACGGCTGATGAGATCGTCGGCCAGCACTTTTCCTGTTTTTACAGCGCACAGGACCGCCTGGCGGGACTGCCGGATATTAACCTGAATCTGGCTAAAACTACCGGACGCCTTGACGACCAGGGGTGGCGCTACCGTAAAGATGGCAGCGCGTTCTGGGCGCATGTAGTGATCGATGCGATCTACAACGATAAAAGGCAGTTGCTGGGTTACGCCAAGATCACGCGTGACTGTACCGAAGTCCGGGAATATGAGCAGCAGATCCTGCGGGCCAAAGATCTGGCGGAACAGAACAGTACCAAAATGGCTTCGCTGTCGAAGTTTCTGGATACGATTATTGCCAACATCCCCTCTTCGGTCATCGTCGAAGATGTGGTGACGCGCGAAATTCTGTTGATGAATAACAGAGCCGACCAGCTTTTTGGCCTGAAGCAAAACCAGAGCAACGGCAAAAAACTGGCGGACTGCCTGACGCCTGAAATGGGGGAGTATTTCAGCCAGCTTTCCACCGCGGCTCAGCGCAATGAAGGGCTGCATAAAAACGAGCAGCTGCTGAATACCCGTGGCGGCGAGCGAATTATTTCCGCATCAGCCTCCATTATTCGTGGCAACGATGCCCGCACCAATTATGTCCTGTTGATTGCTGATGACGTAACAGATCAGCGCGCGGCCGATGCCCGTATCCATCATATGGCGCATCACGATAACCTTACCAGCCTGCCTAACCGGGTGCTCTTCAGCCAGCGTCTGAATGAGGCGCTACGGCAGGATCGTGAAGCCGGCAAGCTCACGGCCATGCTGGGACTGGATCTCGACAATTTCAAAAACGTCAACGATGCGCTGGGGCATCAGGTCGGTGACGATCTGCTCCGCGCTGTGGCAAGCCGCTTACGCAGCGTTCTGCGGGATAAAGACACGCTGGCGCGTAACGGTGGCGATGAATTCACTATTGTCCTGCCTTCCCTCGCGCAGCAGGAAGAAGCTGAAGCGATAGCCCGGCGGCTGATTGAAGTCACCAGCCAGTCTTTTAATATTGATGGACACAATCTTTCCGTGGGCCTGAGCATAGGCATCGCCATCGGGGGCAGAGACCTGGCCACACCGGAACATTTGCTGCGCTGTGCGGATATGGCGCTGTACGAAGCGAAACGCAACGGGCGCAACCGGTTTGAACACTTCTCCGCTGAAATGGGTGAAGCAGCCAGTCTGCGCAGGCTGATTGAAAACGATCTGCGTGAAGCGATAACCCTTAAACACCTCAAGCTTTATTACCAGCCGATTACCGATAATTTTGGGCGCGACATTATCGGCTATGAGGCGCTGATGCGCTGGCATCACCCGGTGAAAGGGCTGATCATGCCGCTGGAATTTATTCCCATTGCCGAAGAGACGGGCCTGATCCACAGCCTGGGTGCCTATGCGCTCTATGAAGCCTGCCGGGAAGCAGCGGCCTGGCCTGCCAATCAGAGCGTGGCGGTAAACCTCTCGCCGTTGCAGTTCAAAAACAGTTCGCTGGTGTCGGTAGTGGAAGCGGCGTTGAAAGAGTCCGGTCTGGCTCCGCACCGTCTTGAAGTTGAGATTACAGAGTCCGTGCTGCTGGATAACACTCTGGTGAACATCCGCACGCTGCAGAAACTGAAAGCGCTGGGGGTACGGATCGCGCTGGATGATTTTGGCACAGGCTACTCCTCACTGAGCTACCTGCGCTCTTTCCCGTTCGACAAAATCAAAATTGATAAGTCCTTTATCAATGATATGAAGGATAGCCGGGAAGCGCTGGCCATAATCCGCGCTATCACCGGCATGAGCCGCAGTCTGGATATTCAGATAACCGCCGAAGGCGTGGAGAGTAATGAGCAGTTTGAGCAGCTGAAAAGTGAAGGCTGCACGCTGTTTCAGGGCTACTTCTTTGGGCGGCCGCAACCGTCGGAAACGCGGCTTAAAATGTTCCACCCGCCGGAACGCTTTGCGGAAAAAACGGAAAGCAGCAGTGAGATCTCCACCGTCGGCCCGGAGAGCTTCCCAACCGGTAACATCCTGACGCAGCCTTAA
- a CDS encoding cytochrome c codes for MMKMMIPALLLGMASFAALADDNGAEQIKRGEYLARAGDCVACHTKAGGQPFAGGLSMATPIGNIYSTNITPDKKTGIGDYSYDDFQKAVRHGVAKNGDTLYPAMPYPSYAVVSDDDMKAMYAYFMHGVQPVEQANQDSDIMWPLSMRWPLAIWRGIFAPDVKAFQPIRGQDPVLARGQYLVEGLGHCGACHTPRSLTMQEKALNDSEGSDYLSGSSAAIDGWTASNLRGDNRDGLGRWSEDDLVQFLRTGRNDQTAVFGGMTDVVEHSLQHLSAEDATAIARYLKSLGAKDPNQTGFKQDDAVAKALWKGDDSKPGASVYVDSCAACHKTDGSGYKRFFPELRGNPVVQAEDPTSLIHIVLSGATLPGVKGAPSSITMPAFGWRLKDQQVADVVNFVRTSWGNTAKAQVSASDVAKIRKTLPNQQGNVDVEKLTEEK; via the coding sequence ATGATGAAAATGATGATCCCGGCCCTGTTACTGGGCATGGCAAGCTTTGCCGCACTGGCGGACGACAACGGTGCAGAACAGATCAAACGCGGAGAATATCTGGCCCGTGCCGGTGACTGCGTGGCCTGTCACACCAAAGCGGGCGGGCAACCCTTCGCTGGTGGCCTGTCGATGGCGACGCCGATTGGTAATATCTACTCAACCAATATCACCCCGGACAAGAAAACCGGGATTGGTGACTACAGCTACGACGACTTCCAGAAAGCGGTCCGTCATGGTGTGGCGAAGAATGGCGACACGCTCTATCCGGCGATGCCTTACCCTTCTTACGCGGTAGTCAGCGATGACGATATGAAGGCAATGTACGCCTACTTTATGCATGGCGTTCAGCCGGTTGAGCAGGCCAATCAGGACAGCGACATTATGTGGCCGCTGTCAATGCGCTGGCCGCTGGCGATCTGGCGTGGCATTTTCGCACCGGACGTGAAGGCTTTCCAGCCGATCAGAGGGCAGGACCCGGTGCTGGCTCGTGGTCAGTATCTGGTGGAAGGCCTGGGTCACTGCGGCGCATGCCATACGCCGCGCAGCCTGACGATGCAGGAAAAAGCCCTGAACGACAGCGAAGGCAGTGATTATCTCTCCGGCAGCAGCGCGGCAATTGATGGCTGGACCGCCAGCAATCTGCGTGGTGATAACCGTGATGGATTAGGCCGCTGGAGCGAAGACGATCTGGTGCAGTTCCTGCGCACCGGCCGTAACGATCAGACTGCTGTATTTGGCGGTATGACCGATGTGGTTGAGCACAGCCTGCAACACCTGAGCGCGGAAGATGCCACGGCGATTGCCCGTTATCTGAAGTCGCTGGGGGCGAAAGATCCAAACCAGACCGGCTTTAAGCAGGACGACGCGGTAGCGAAAGCCTTGTGGAAAGGCGATGACAGCAAGCCGGGCGCATCTGTGTATGTCGACAGCTGTGCGGCGTGCCACAAAACAGATGGCAGCGGGTATAAGCGCTTCTTCCCTGAGCTGCGTGGTAATCCGGTAGTGCAGGCGGAAGACCCAACGTCGTTAATCCATATCGTGCTGAGCGGTGCAACGCTGCCAGGCGTGAAGGGTGCGCCTTCCAGCATCACCATGCCAGCGTTTGGCTGGCGTCTGAAGGATCAGCAGGTTGCGGATGTGGTGAATTTCGTTCGCACCAGCTGGGGCAACACGGCTAAGGCGCAGGTCAGCGCCAGCGACGTAGCGAAGATCCGCAAAACCCTGCCGAATCAGCAGGGGAATGTAGACGTCGAGAAGCTGACAGAAGAGAAGTAA
- a CDS encoding MFS transporter yields MSEVFPTGTLPAQGQSTPPTLSDRIDALPASAGLWRFIALLSLGGFFELYDLFQTGYISAGLVAENIFHLGSQGVFGISDQAAFASSTFLGLFIGASLLAPYADRFGRKLTFMCALAWYGCFSLLMAFQNQAEGIIFFRFLVGVGLGIELVTIDTYLTESVPSYLRSKAFAFAFFVQFLSVPAVALMSWWLVPQTILGLTGWRWVVIAGALCSLVIWFIRKNLPESPRWLAQQGRHLEAHQGVTAMEIRCGTPSTEPAPDQMVSGEIIQRKGHFRDIWRPEYRSRTLMLVVMNIFQAIGFFGFGNWLPALLSGQGTSITHSLLYAFFITLAYPLGSLICSRYADKIENKWQIVLSSLMTVVFGTLFALQSNPVLLIICGFCITYSNAWLTYSYHAYQTEVFPTFIRARAVGFCYSFSRLSTVFSSIIIGMILQVAGAQGVIAFIVVSMLIVMLVIGIFGPRTRGVDPEQV; encoded by the coding sequence ATGAGTGAAGTCTTTCCGACAGGGACGCTGCCCGCACAAGGTCAATCCACCCCGCCTACCCTTTCCGACCGTATTGATGCCCTGCCCGCCTCTGCAGGGCTCTGGCGTTTTATCGCTCTGCTCTCGCTCGGGGGCTTTTTTGAACTCTATGACCTCTTTCAGACCGGCTATATCAGCGCAGGCCTGGTAGCAGAAAATATTTTCCATTTGGGCAGCCAGGGCGTCTTTGGCATCTCCGACCAGGCTGCTTTTGCTTCATCCACCTTCCTGGGGCTGTTTATCGGCGCAAGCCTGCTCGCGCCTTATGCCGATCGCTTTGGTCGCAAGCTGACATTTATGTGTGCGCTGGCCTGGTACGGCTGCTTTTCGCTGCTCATGGCTTTTCAAAACCAGGCTGAAGGGATTATCTTCTTCCGGTTCCTGGTTGGTGTGGGGCTGGGGATTGAACTGGTAACCATTGATACTTATCTGACAGAATCCGTTCCCAGCTATCTGCGTAGCAAGGCATTCGCCTTCGCCTTTTTTGTGCAGTTCCTCTCCGTGCCTGCCGTGGCGCTGATGTCCTGGTGGCTGGTACCGCAAACTATTCTGGGACTGACCGGCTGGCGCTGGGTGGTGATTGCTGGCGCGCTCTGTTCGCTGGTGATCTGGTTTATCCGTAAAAATCTGCCTGAATCCCCGCGCTGGCTGGCCCAGCAGGGCCGCCATCTGGAAGCCCATCAGGGCGTGACGGCAATGGAAATCCGTTGCGGAACACCTTCGACAGAACCGGCACCCGACCAGATGGTCAGCGGCGAGATTATCCAGCGCAAAGGCCATTTCCGTGACATCTGGCGTCCCGAATACCGATCGCGCACCCTGATGCTGGTGGTAATGAACATTTTTCAGGCCATTGGCTTCTTTGGCTTCGGTAACTGGCTCCCGGCCCTGCTCTCCGGCCAGGGTACCAGCATCACCCACAGCCTGCTGTATGCGTTCTTTATCACCCTCGCCTATCCCCTTGGCTCGCTGATCTGCAGTCGTTATGCGGATAAGATCGAGAACAAATGGCAGATAGTTCTCTCCTCGCTGATGACAGTAGTATTCGGCACGCTCTTCGCCCTGCAGAGTAATCCTGTGCTGCTGATTATCTGCGGCTTCTGTATCACCTACTCCAACGCCTGGCTGACCTACAGCTATCATGCCTACCAGACTGAAGTCTTCCCGACGTTTATCCGTGCCCGCGCCGTGGGTTTCTGTTACTCGTTCAGCCGTCTCTCTACCGTATTCAGCAGCATTATCATTGGCATGATCCTGCAGGTGGCGGGCGCGCAGGGCGTGATTGCGTTTATCGTGGTGAGTATGCTGATAGTGATGCTGGTGATAGGCATTTTTGGGCCCAGAACCCGTGGAGTGGATCCCGAGCAGGTTTGA
- the sbmA gene encoding peptide antibiotic transporter SbmA, with product MFKSFFPRPGLFFTSVVLWSALAILVWFAGASHWFTHLSAFAGNPDEPLPNNAWRFVAPSALAFYFYYLVVVAIFAAFWAIVSPHPWQRWSVLGSALIIFVTWFSVQVGVAVNAWYEPFYDLIQRAMTHPNTVKIETFYAQTQGFLSIAMIAVVINVLNMFFVSHYVFRWRTAMNNYYMEHWSELRGIEGAAQRVQEDTMRFSTTLEDMGTSFINAIMTLIAFLPVLVALSVHVKTVPILGSIPYALVIAAVLWSLFGTGLLAVIGIKLPGLEFRNQRVEAAYRKELVYGEDDPHRARPPTVRELFHNVRKNYFRLYFHYLYFNIARILYLQLDAVFSIFVLFPSIVTGAITLGLMTQITNVFDQVRSSFQYLINSWTTLVELLSIYKRLRSFERTLDNLPDREDVTVG from the coding sequence ATGTTCAAATCGTTTTTTCCCCGACCGGGGCTATTTTTCACAAGTGTCGTGCTCTGGAGCGCTCTCGCCATTCTGGTCTGGTTTGCCGGGGCCAGTCACTGGTTCACTCATCTGTCCGCTTTTGCTGGCAACCCTGACGAGCCGCTGCCCAACAATGCCTGGCGCTTTGTTGCCCCTTCGGCCCTGGCCTTCTACTTCTATTATCTGGTCGTGGTGGCGATCTTTGCGGCCTTCTGGGCGATTGTCAGCCCGCATCCCTGGCAGCGCTGGTCCGTACTGGGCTCGGCGCTGATCATCTTTGTGACCTGGTTTTCCGTGCAGGTTGGCGTGGCGGTAAATGCCTGGTATGAGCCCTTCTACGATCTGATTCAGCGGGCCATGACGCATCCCAATACTGTTAAGATTGAGACCTTTTATGCTCAGACCCAGGGGTTTTTAAGCATTGCGATGATTGCGGTGGTGATCAATGTGCTGAATATGTTTTTTGTCAGCCATTATGTCTTCCGCTGGCGCACGGCCATGAACAACTATTACATGGAGCACTGGTCAGAACTGCGGGGGATTGAAGGTGCAGCGCAGCGTGTGCAGGAAGACACCATGCGATTTTCCACAACGCTGGAAGATATGGGCACCAGCTTTATCAACGCCATTATGACGCTGATTGCATTTTTACCGGTGCTGGTTGCGCTGTCGGTGCACGTTAAAACCGTGCCAATTCTGGGTAGCATTCCCTATGCGCTGGTGATTGCGGCGGTGCTCTGGTCGCTGTTTGGTACCGGATTGCTGGCGGTGATTGGGATTAAACTACCGGGGCTGGAGTTCCGTAATCAGCGGGTGGAAGCCGCTTACCGTAAAGAGCTGGTTTACGGAGAAGACGATCCTCATCGTGCGCGCCCACCCACGGTTCGCGAGCTGTTTCACAACGTGCGTAAAAACTATTTCCGCCTGTACTTCCACTACCTGTACTTCAATATCGCCCGTATTCTCTACCTGCAACTGGATGCGGTATTCAGCATCTTTGTGCTGTTCCCGTCCATCGTTACCGGCGCCATTACCCTGGGCCTGATGACCCAAATCACTAACGTGTTCGATCAGGTACGCAGCTCCTTCCAGTATCTGATCAATTCCTGGACCACGCTGGTAGAGCTGTTATCGATCTACAAACGTCTCCGCAGCTTTGAAAGAACGCTCGACAACCTGCCCGATCGGGAGGATGTCACCGTCGGATAG
- a CDS encoding GMC family oxidoreductase: MANEMKKVDAVIVGFGWAGSIMAKELSEAGLSVVALERGPHRDTYPDGAYPQVIDELTYNIRKKLFQDLSKSTVTIRHNSAQTAQPYRQLAAFLPGTGTGGAGLHWSGVHFRVDPMELRMRSHYEERYGKNFIPEGMTIQDYGVTYDELEPFFDKAEKVFGTSGSEWSVKGKVIGQGKGNPFAPDRSDKFPLPAQKRTFSAQMFAQAAESIGYHPYDLPSANTSGPYTNTYGAQMGPCNFCGFCSGYACYMYSKASPNVNVLPALRQEAKFELRENANVLRVNLTADKKHATGVTYVDALGRQIEQPADLVILSAFQFHNVHLMLLSGIGKPYDPVTNEGTVGRNFAYQNISTIKAFFDKDVFTNNFIGAGGAGVGVDDFNADNFDHGKYGFVGGSPMWVNQAGVKPISGLPTPPGTPNWGSKWKAAVADHYTHHVSMDAHGAHQSYRNNYLDLDPNYKDAFGQPLLRMTFDWQENDIKMSQFMHGRMHKIAEAMNPKLISGSPKQAGAHFDTTVYQTTHMNGGAIMGEDPKTSAVNRYLQSWDVPNVFVPGASAFPQGLGYNPTGMVAALTYWSAKAIREQYLKNPGPLVQA, from the coding sequence ATGGCAAACGAAATGAAAAAAGTGGATGCGGTGATCGTCGGTTTCGGCTGGGCGGGATCGATCATGGCCAAAGAGCTGTCCGAAGCTGGCCTGAGCGTAGTGGCGCTGGAACGCGGCCCGCATCGCGACACCTATCCTGACGGGGCTTATCCGCAGGTGATCGACGAGCTGACCTACAACATCCGTAAAAAGCTGTTCCAGGATCTCTCTAAAAGTACCGTCACTATCCGCCATAATTCGGCGCAGACCGCACAGCCTTACCGTCAACTGGCGGCATTCCTGCCGGGTACCGGCACCGGCGGCGCTGGCCTGCACTGGTCTGGCGTTCACTTCCGTGTGGATCCGATGGAACTGCGTATGCGCAGCCATTATGAAGAACGCTACGGCAAAAATTTTATTCCTGAAGGCATGACTATTCAGGATTACGGCGTTACCTATGACGAGCTGGAGCCCTTCTTCGATAAGGCTGAAAAAGTCTTTGGCACCTCCGGTTCTGAATGGAGTGTGAAAGGTAAAGTCATTGGTCAGGGCAAGGGCAACCCGTTTGCGCCAGATCGCTCTGATAAATTCCCGCTGCCTGCGCAGAAGCGTACCTTCTCCGCGCAGATGTTTGCTCAGGCGGCTGAATCCATCGGGTATCACCCCTACGATCTGCCTTCGGCTAACACTTCTGGCCCGTACACCAACACCTATGGTGCGCAGATGGGGCCGTGTAACTTCTGCGGTTTCTGTAGCGGCTACGCCTGCTATATGTATTCCAAAGCGTCGCCAAACGTTAACGTGCTGCCTGCACTGCGTCAGGAAGCGAAGTTCGAACTGCGCGAAAATGCCAATGTGCTGCGTGTGAACCTCACCGCTGACAAAAAACACGCTACGGGCGTCACTTACGTGGATGCGCTGGGCCGCCAGATTGAGCAGCCTGCGGATCTGGTGATCCTCTCTGCTTTCCAGTTCCACAACGTGCATTTGATGCTGCTTTCCGGTATCGGCAAGCCTTACGATCCGGTGACCAACGAAGGCACCGTAGGCCGTAACTTTGCCTACCAGAACATCTCCACCATCAAAGCGTTCTTTGATAAAGACGTCTTCACCAATAACTTTATTGGTGCGGGTGGCGCGGGCGTGGGCGTGGATGATTTCAATGCGGATAACTTTGACCACGGCAAATATGGCTTTGTGGGCGGATCGCCGATGTGGGTCAACCAGGCGGGCGTGAAGCCGATCTCCGGTCTGCCAACGCCTCCGGGCACGCCAAACTGGGGCAGCAAGTGGAAAGCCGCGGTGGCCGATCACTATACGCACCATGTGTCGATGGATGCCCACGGCGCGCATCAGTCTTACCGCAACAACTATCTGGACCTCGATCCTAATTACAAGGATGCGTTTGGTCAGCCGCTGCTGCGTATGACCTTTGACTGGCAGGAAAACGACATCAAGATGTCGCAGTTCATGCACGGCCGTATGCATAAAATTGCCGAAGCGATGAATCCGAAGCTGATCAGCGGTTCACCGAAACAGGCTGGCGCGCATTTTGACACTACCGTTTATCAGACTACCCACATGAACGGCGGCGCGATCATGGGCGAAGATCCGAAGACCAGCGCGGTTAACCGCTATCTGCAAAGCTGGGATGTACCAAACGTGTTTGTTCCGGGCGCTTCTGCCTTCCCACAAGGCCTGGGTTATAACCCGACCGGCATGGTGGCGGCACTGACTTACTGGTCAGCCAAAGCCATTCGTGAACAGTACCTGAAAAACCCAGGTCCGTTGGTACAGGCGTAA
- a CDS encoding Hok/Gef family protein: protein MFALCLIVVCITLITVIWTTRDSLCELRFKQGGTEVAASLACNSIR from the coding sequence ATGTTCGCCCTCTGTTTAATTGTGGTCTGTATTACGCTTATTACGGTGATCTGGACCACCCGCGATTCGCTCTGCGAATTGCGCTTTAAACAAGGAGGGACAGAGGTTGCTGCCAGCTTAGCCTGTAATTCGATAAGGTAA